The Paenibacillus uliginis N3/975 genome has a window encoding:
- a CDS encoding C45 family autoproteolytic acyltransferase/hydolase — translation MENNDQKEPMIFDIHVTEGSNYEVGKQRAITFKEHYPDDIAYYTSPMEGKDYISAAKAHKRMMMIDKICPGFTDEIQGFADEVNTEAEKMICYANSYHNSPNCCQFAVLPSNTSDGHFYVGRSYEYFVRDERSLCITRVTGKPKHMGFSLQNAGRMDGMNEYGLVVSMSSTAYLKPLEGDGCEFWIAIRAILDRCKDVYEAQCLIEEMPLCTNSNIMVADAANNVSIFEVASFSSNKKRISVRKSVGGLMVATNHYVSHEMKEFDEHHFWNSEIRYSSVWNSLLRDAPYINEEKIRNLLSTEYPYGPCCHFYSSGMGTLRSMVFDVTDKKLKVSFGPPDTNPWHSVDFDEPVGLQEIVCRYDDVSINNPEQFWREI, via the coding sequence ATGGAAAATAACGATCAGAAAGAACCGATGATTTTTGATATCCATGTGACGGAAGGAAGCAATTATGAGGTCGGTAAACAGCGAGCAATTACATTTAAGGAGCATTATCCAGATGATATCGCCTATTATACCAGTCCGATGGAAGGGAAAGACTATATATCTGCGGCAAAAGCTCATAAGAGAATGATGATGATTGATAAAATATGTCCCGGATTCACCGATGAAATACAAGGTTTTGCTGATGAAGTAAATACAGAAGCGGAAAAAATGATATGTTATGCAAATTCATATCACAACTCACCCAACTGCTGTCAATTTGCTGTACTTCCTTCAAACACTAGCGATGGACATTTTTATGTTGGACGGAGCTATGAATATTTCGTAAGAGATGAAAGGAGTTTATGCATTACTCGTGTAACCGGAAAGCCCAAACATATGGGTTTCTCGTTACAAAATGCGGGAAGAATGGATGGTATGAATGAATATGGACTCGTCGTTTCCATGTCCAGTACCGCTTACTTAAAACCTCTTGAAGGTGATGGATGTGAATTCTGGATCGCCATTCGCGCCATTTTAGACCGCTGCAAAGATGTATATGAAGCTCAATGTCTGATTGAAGAAATGCCGTTATGTACCAATTCGAATATTATGGTAGCAGATGCTGCTAATAATGTTTCAATTTTCGAGGTAGCAAGCTTTTCATCCAACAAAAAAAGAATATCTGTGCGGAAATCAGTTGGTGGTTTAATGGTAGCTACGAATCATTATGTAAGCCATGAAATGAAAGAATTCGATGAACATCATTTCTGGAATTCCGAAATACGCTATTCATCCGTCTGGAATTCATTATTGCGGGATGCTCCTTACATCAATGAAGAAAAGATAAGGAACTTACTGTCCACTGAGTATCCGTATGGTCCATGCTGCCATTTTTATTCAAGTGGTATGGGGACGCTAAGAAGTATGGTATTTGATGTGACAGATAAGAAACTGAAAGTTAGTTTTGGTCCGCCAGATACGAATCCATGGCACTCTGTCGATTTTGATGAACCAGTGGGACTTCAAGAGATTGTATGCAGGTATGATGATGTAAGTATTAACAATCCGGAACAATTTTGGAGAGAAATATAA
- a CDS encoding RNA polymerase sigma factor, whose product MIDTGMIEQYVHQVQAGLEEAFIPIVREYQQQLYIYCCRLLGSEQDAEDAVQEIFLKAYKSISSYKPSVSFNAWLYKIAYHHCLNLIHRRQLYEKLGRLLKGQIFAESAEQEFFRGTFSEPLSRALVSLPIEERSLLILYVFHDKSYSEIGEITDKSPDAIRKKLNRIKKKVKDKMSKWQGEEKWEQSLIQTKS is encoded by the coding sequence ATGATCGACACGGGGATGATTGAACAATACGTTCATCAAGTTCAAGCTGGACTGGAGGAAGCATTTATCCCGATCGTAAGGGAGTACCAACAGCAACTGTATATTTACTGCTGCCGGCTGCTTGGTAGTGAGCAGGATGCGGAGGACGCCGTACAGGAAATTTTTCTGAAAGCCTACAAATCTATTTCAAGTTATAAGCCTTCGGTCAGTTTCAACGCATGGTTGTACAAGATCGCCTATCATCATTGTCTGAATCTGATACATAGACGTCAATTATACGAGAAATTAGGCAGATTATTGAAGGGGCAGATATTCGCGGAAAGCGCAGAGCAGGAGTTTTTTAGAGGGACATTCAGTGAACCATTATCCAGAGCGCTTGTCAGCCTTCCTATTGAGGAAAGAAGCTTATTGATTTTGTATGTTTTCCACGACAAGTCATATAGTGAAATTGGTGAAATTACCGACAAAAGCCCAGACGCCATACGCAAAAAGCTGAATCGAATTAAGAAAAAAGTAAAAGATAAAATGAGTAAATGGCAGGGGGAAGAGAAATGGGAGCAATCATTGATTCAAACGAAGAGTTGA
- a CDS encoding YheC/YheD family protein, which yields MPSKEMPPPKKLSTLGSKWSKTKILLKHPRLRQFVPDTRIYSYENLYVMLTKHKMVYIKPVKGSCGNGVIKVVKHNEHKYAYHLGTNPRSFKTYKDLYSSLGKSKLKREYIVQQGVDLLTYQNRIFDIRIMIQKNDEKKWESTGYIGRLAHPQKIVTNFHNSGKPLPLEILLSPYLQGVKKKEYIDTLKDLGDQIAEEFHKRFPGFKEVGLDLGIDSSLKPWIIEVNTRPDAYIFNQLKDKTMFRRVLYLKRWNGLLNYKKKITR from the coding sequence ATGCCTTCTAAAGAAATGCCACCCCCAAAAAAACTAAGCACATTGGGTAGCAAATGGTCGAAAACAAAGATTCTTCTCAAGCATCCTCGGCTTCGTCAGTTTGTACCGGATACCCGTATTTATTCCTATGAAAATTTGTACGTTATGCTCACTAAGCACAAGATGGTATATATAAAACCGGTTAAGGGCTCTTGCGGCAACGGTGTCATCAAGGTCGTCAAGCATAATGAACATAAATATGCATACCATCTTGGCACTAACCCACGCAGCTTTAAGACGTACAAGGACCTGTATTCTTCTCTCGGCAAAAGTAAATTAAAACGTGAGTATATTGTCCAGCAAGGTGTAGATTTGCTCACTTATCAGAATCGAATCTTTGATATTCGGATTATGATCCAAAAGAACGATGAGAAAAAATGGGAAAGCACCGGTTATATCGGCCGTCTTGCGCACCCCCAAAAAATCGTAACCAATTTCCACAATAGTGGAAAACCGCTTCCTTTGGAAATATTGCTCAGCCCCTATCTTCAGGGTGTAAAGAAAAAAGAATACATCGACACCTTAAAAGACTTAGGGGATCAAATTGCGGAAGAATTTCATAAAAGATTCCCGGGCTTTAAGGAAGTGGGCCTTGATCTCGGAATAGATTCTTCCTTAAAACCGTGGATTATTGAAGTTAATACCCGTCCGGATGCTTATATATTTAATCAATTGAAAGACAAAACTATGTTCCGTAGGGTACTTTATCTTAAGAGATGGAACGGTTTGTTGAATTATAAAAAGAAAATTACCCGGTAA
- a CDS encoding glycosyltransferase family 4 protein: protein MRLLIIAPEEIPVPPPVGGSVEHCIYHIAGQFSSSVHSVTIISRWKNGYPRTSTFDHVTIHRVNGTSSKPYLSQVIRKVKNRKFDLIQIDNRPKFVPAIRREFPHTPISVFLHSTTFISPPMTSISQANKDFNGADLLIGNSLSLQEHLKKKFPKHSSKVHFVHLGVDLGQFHPSSRNNSGTRPFTVIFAGRLIPKKGIPVIIRAMRKVRQSIPSARLVIAGGTGKSEYKRYLKKLSVSLGVPTTFKGYVARSKMPAFYNLGDCFVCPSQGHEAFGLVNVEAMASGVPVVASRNGGIPEIINHRHNGLLVTDYRNPEAFAKEIFAVATDREFAARLAKQAREDALQNFSWRKTAKKLESIYASEIRTRRSV, encoded by the coding sequence ATGCGTTTACTCATCATTGCTCCCGAAGAAATCCCTGTTCCTCCACCTGTCGGAGGTTCCGTGGAACACTGTATTTATCACATTGCAGGGCAGTTTTCTTCTTCCGTGCATTCCGTAACTATTATCAGCAGATGGAAAAATGGCTATCCGAGAACAAGTACATTCGACCATGTAACGATTCACCGAGTAAACGGCACTTCATCTAAACCTTATCTCTCCCAGGTTATCCGAAAAGTAAAAAACAGAAAGTTTGATTTGATCCAAATCGATAACCGTCCCAAATTTGTTCCTGCCATCCGAAGAGAGTTCCCGCACACGCCGATTTCGGTATTTTTGCATTCCACTACCTTTATTTCTCCGCCGATGACCTCCATCAGTCAAGCAAATAAAGACTTTAATGGGGCCGATCTGCTTATTGGCAATAGTCTATCTCTACAGGAGCATTTAAAGAAAAAATTCCCGAAACATAGCAGCAAAGTCCATTTTGTACATTTGGGTGTGGATTTGGGCCAGTTTCATCCGTCCTCCCGCAACAACTCCGGAACTCGGCCTTTTACCGTTATATTTGCAGGCCGTCTGATTCCCAAAAAGGGGATTCCTGTAATCATCCGAGCAATGAGAAAAGTCAGACAATCCATTCCATCCGCAAGACTTGTTATTGCTGGTGGAACCGGCAAATCGGAATATAAACGGTACCTGAAGAAACTGTCGGTTTCTTTGGGAGTCCCGACCACATTCAAAGGTTATGTGGCACGTTCCAAAATGCCTGCATTCTATAATTTGGGAGATTGTTTCGTGTGTCCTTCTCAAGGGCATGAAGCTTTTGGTTTAGTCAATGTCGAAGCCATGGCTTCAGGTGTGCCTGTTGTAGCTTCCAGAAACGGCGGGATTCCGGAAATCATCAATCATCGGCATAACGGACTTCTGGTAACGGATTACCGAAATCCTGAGGCTTTTGCAAAAGAAATTTTTGCTGTGGCTACAGATCGAGAATTTGCAGCCAGACTGGCGAAGCAAGCACGCGAAGATGCACTGCAAAATTTCAGTTGGAGAAAGACTGCTAAGAAACTGGAGTCCATCTATGCTTCAGAAATCAGAACGAGGAGATCTGTCTAA